From Eptesicus fuscus isolate TK198812 chromosome 13, DD_ASM_mEF_20220401, whole genome shotgun sequence, the proteins below share one genomic window:
- the LOC103303455 gene encoding olfactory receptor 51B6 — protein sequence MWLNTTTSSFLLTGFPGMEKAHHWISIPLLVVYISILLGNGTLLFLIRDDHSLHEPMYYFLAMLAATDLGVTLTTMPTVLGVLWLNHRKIGHGACFSQAYLIHTLSIVESGVLLAMAYDRFIAIRNPLRYTSILTNTRVMKIGMGVLTRASLSIMPIIIRLHWFPYCRSHVLSHAFCLHQDVIKLACADITFNRLYPVVVVFAMVLLDFFIISFSYIFILKTVTGIASGDERAKALNTCVSHICCILVFYVTVVGLTFIHRFGKHAPHVVHITMSYIYFLFPPFMNPVIYSIKTKQIQRGIIRLFSLPHTRA from the coding sequence ATGTGGCTCAATACCACTACTTCCTCATTTCTGCTTACTGGCTTCCCAGGCATGGAGAAGGCACATCACTGGATCTCCATCCCATTATTGGTGGTTTACATCTCCATACTTCTTGGTAATGGCACCCTTCTCTTTCTCATCAGGGATGATCATAGCCTTCATGAGCCCATGTACTATTTCTTAGCTATGCTGGCGGCTACAGACCTCGGAGTGACATTGACCACAATGCCCACAGTTCTGGGAGTCCTGTGGTTGAATCACAGAAAGATTGGCCATGGGGCCTGCTTCTCTCAGGCCTACCTTATCCATACACTTTCTATTGTGGAGTCTGGTGTTTTGCTTGCCATGGCCTATGACCGTTTCATTGCCATCCGCAACCCCTTGAGATATACTTCCATCCTTACAAACACTAGAGTAATGAAGATTGGGATGGGGGTATTGACAAGGGCCAGTCTGTCAATTATGCCAATAATTATTCGCCTTCACTGGTTTCCCTATTGCCGGTCCCATGTACTCTCCCATGCTTTCTGTCTACACCAAGATGTCATCAAGTTAGCCTGTGCTGACATCACCTTCAATCGTCTCTATCCGGTCGTGGTTGTATTTGCAATGGTCTTATTGGACTTTTTCATCAtctctttttcttacatttttattctcaAGACTGTCACGGGCATTGCTTCTGGAGATGAAAGGGCCAAGGCCCTCAACACATGTGTCTCCCACATCTGCTGTATCCTGGTCTTCTACGTCACTGTAGTTGGTCTGACATTTATCCACAGGTTTGGAAAACATGCTCCTCATGTGGTCCACATCACAATGAGctatatttactttcttttccccccttttatgAACCCTGTCATCTATAGCATTAAGACTAAGCAGATCCAGAGGGGAATAATTCGCTTATTCTCTCTGCCTCACACTAGAGCATAA
- the LOC103303481 gene encoding LOW QUALITY PROTEIN: olfactory receptor 51M1 (The sequence of the model RefSeq protein was modified relative to this genomic sequence to represent the inferred CDS: inserted 4 bases in 3 codons; deleted 1 base in 1 codon; substituted 3 bases at 3 genomic stop codons) yields the protein MLLSNITQFSPMFYLICFPGLXAIEHWIFIPFFLMYLVAIPGNSFILIIIKINPNLHIPMYYLLSFLAVIDCXLSVFTLPTSVGIFWFNSHGIYFEACQIQMFCIHSCFVMESSVLLVMSIDCFVSICHPLKYSVIITGQXVVRAGLVVILKRPAALAPIILLLKAFPYCGPXALSHSFCLHQGAICLASIDNTFNTGLTLMVFTVMLDLVLTALSCGVILNSGTRLPRRVALSLANMTSYLCXLVFFVPVVWLSLVHCIGKHAPSSVHLFMANIYLFVPPMLNPLVYSIKAKEIHQAIXQFLGLRKASEAKEDFFLVASIKGVSHHFPNSAVFRVLWALPPRLPALPLVEIAVTRKCFLRVVIHSAGS from the exons ATGCTCTTGTCCAACATCACTCAGTTTAGTCCCATGTTCTACCTCATCTGCTTTCCTGGATTGTAAGCCATTGAACACTGGATTTTCATCCCGTTTTTCCTTATGTACTTGGTGGCCATCCCAGGAAATTCTTTCATTCTGATCATTATTAAGATCAACCCTAATCTGCACATACCCATGTACTATTTGCTATCCTTTCTGGCTGTCATAGATT GACTGTCAGTATTCACCTTGCCTACTAGTGTGGGAATCTTTTGGTTTAACTCCCATGGTATCTACTTTGAAGCCTGTCAAATCCAGATGTTCTGCATCCACTCATGTTTTGTCATGGAGTCCTCAGTGCTCCTTGTCATGTCCATTGACTGCTTTGTGTCCATCTGTCACCCCCTGAAGTACTCGGTCATTATCACTGGCCAGTGAGTGGTCAGAGCAGGCCTGGTTGTCATCCTCAAGAGACCTGCAGCCCTTGCTCCTATTATCTTACTTTTGAAGGCTTTTCCCTATTGTGGACCTTAAgccctctctcattctttctgctTACATCAGGGGGCCATATGCTTGGCCTCTATAGACAACACTTTCAACACTGGGCTGACACTGATGGTGTTCACTGTGATGCTGGACCTAGTACTCACTGCACTGTCCTGTGGAGTCATCCTAAACTCAGGGACAAGACTCCCTAGAAGAGTGGCATTGAGCCTTGCAAACATGACCTCATACCTCTG GCTGGTCTTCTTTGTGCCCGTGGTGTGGCTGTCCCTGGTGCACTGCATTGGGAAGCATGCCCCATCTTCTGTCCACCTT TTTATGGCCAACATCTACCTCTTTGTGCCTCCCATGCTTAACCCACTCGTATACAGTATTAAGGCCAAGGAGATACACCAGGCCA AACAATTCCTGGGTCTCAGAAAGGCCAGT GAAGCTAAAGAGGATTTCTTTTTGGTAGCATCTATCAAAGGGGTTTCCCATCATTTCCCTAATTCTGCTGTGTTTCGAGTGCTTTGGGCCCTCCCACCCCGCTTACCCGCACTGCCACTAGTTGAAATTGCAGTGACCAGAAAGTGCTTCCTGAGAGTTGTTATTCACAGTGCTGGGTCGTAA
- the LOC103303453 gene encoding olfactory receptor 51L1-like — MRMSTVPSANLSFSTFLLTGFPGLEWAHHWISLPIFVGYLMALLGNSTILHLVRTDPSLHQPMYYFLAILAVTDLGLCMSTLPSVLGVLWFDARKVGLVPCVLQQHFLHSFSFMESAVLFVMALDRLVAIRFPLRYASVLTGPRVALAGVVLAMRSAAITAAPSLHLLNFNYCRRGALSHAYCLHQDMIRLACSDTHFNRLYGLCIIMLAMGSDVLFILLSYTIILYTVLAIASAGERLKALNTCVSHLLAVLCFYVPVLGLSIVHRFGQHTSPLVHILMGTVSVLFPPVMNPVIYSIKTQQIRRAILKAVSLGKIQ, encoded by the coding sequence ATGAGGATGTCCACCGTACCAAGTGCCAATTTGAGCTTCTCCACATTCCTGCTGACAGGCTTCCCAGGCCTGGAATGGGCTCACCATTGGATCTCACTGCCCATTTTTGTAGGATACCTCATGGCCCTCTTGGGTAACTCCACCATCTTGCATCTGGTTCGAACTGACCCTTCTCTCCACCAGCCCATGTACTACTTTCTGGCCATCCTGGCTGTGACAGACTTGGGCCTATGCATGTCCACGCTGCCCTCGGTGCTGGGTGTGCTGTGGTTTGATGCCCGGAAGGTGGGCCTGGTGCCCTGTGTCCTGCAGCAGCACTTCCTACACTCCTTCTCCTTCATGGAGTCAGCTGTGCTCTTTGTTATGGCTCTGGACCGCCTGGTGGCCATCCGATTCCCACTGCGCTATGCATCTGTGCTTACGGGTCCTCGTGTGGCATTGGCTGGGGTTGTGCTGGCTATGCGGAGTGCCGCCATCACTGCTGCACCTTCATTGCACCTATTGAACTTTAACTACTGTCGCCGCGGGGCACTGTCCCATGCTTACTGTCTTCATCAGGACATGATCCGCCTGGCCTGCTCTGACACACATTTCAACAGACTCTATGGGTTGTGCATCATCATGCTGGCCATGGGCTCTGATGTCCTTTTCATCCTGCTCTCATACACTATCATCCTCTACACTGTGTTAGCCATCGCCTCTGCAGGGGAGAGGCTTAAGGCCCTCAACACCTGTGTCTCCCACCTCCTGGCTGTGCTCTGCTTCTACGTGCCTGTGCTAGGCCTGTCCATTGTGCACAGATTTGGGCAGCACACCTCACCCTTGGTGCACATCCTCATGGGCACTGTCTCTGTGCTTTTCCCACCCGTGATGAACCCGGTTATCTATAGCATCAAGACCCAACAAATCCGCAGGGCCATTCTCAAGGCAGTTTCACTGGGAAAGATACAATGA